The sequence GTACTCATGCAGGGCAGCGGAACGGCCAGTGTTGAATCTGTGATAGGTACAGTGCTGGGCAACGAGGAGAAACTACTGGTCATCAATAACGGTGCCTATGGCGCCAGAATGACTGAGATAGCCGACTATCTGGCCATAGATAACACTAGCCTAAATTATATAGAGACTCAGATGCCGACGACGGTCGAACTGGAGCAAGTCTTATCATCGGATCCAGACATCACCCATGTGGCTCTAGTACATTGTGAAACCACAACCGGCATGCTAAATCCAGTCGAAGCATTAGCTAAAGTTATAAAAAAACACAATAAAGTCCTTATCCTAGATGCCATGAGCAGCTTCGGTGGCCTAGCACTGGATGTCGCCGAGCTGGGTGTCGACTTTTTAATAAGCTCGGCAAACAAGTGCATTCAGGGGGTGCCGGGATTTGGATTTATCATAGCCAAGACCCATCAACTTGCAGCCTGTGAAGGCCGTGCCCGTTCGCTGAGTCTGGATCTCTATGCTCAGTGGCGCTGTATGGAAGACAATAACGGCAAATGGCGTTTCACTTCGCCAACGCACACGGTGAGAGCCTTTCAACAGGCCTTAAATGAACTGGATGAGGAAGGTGGCGTCCCTGCCCGAGCCAAACGTTACCGTGAAAACCAATCACTTCTGATCTCGGGCATGGAGAGATTGGGCTTTAAGCCACTACTGCCCACCGGACAACAATCTCCCATCATCAGCTCGTTTCACT is a genomic window of Shewanella psychrophila containing:
- the phnW gene encoding 2-aminoethylphosphonate--pyruvate transaminase, producing the protein MQQNEAYLLLTPGPLTTSNRVKATMLKDWCTWDDEYNAGVVQDIRQRLVAIATKEKHQHHYTCVLMQGSGTASVESVIGTVLGNEEKLLVINNGAYGARMTEIADYLAIDNTSLNYIETQMPTTVELEQVLSSDPDITHVALVHCETTTGMLNPVEALAKVIKKHNKVLILDAMSSFGGLALDVAELGVDFLISSANKCIQGVPGFGFIIAKTHQLAACEGRARSLSLDLYAQWRCMEDNNGKWRFTSPTHTVRAFQQALNELDEEGGVPARAKRYRENQSLLISGMERLGFKPLLPTGQQSPIISSFHSPTHPGYCFSDFYERLKHQGFVIYPGKVSNADCFRIGNIGHIFIEDIERLLEAIKVSMPEQANA